From the genome of Psychrilyobacter atlanticus DSM 19335, one region includes:
- a CDS encoding 4Fe-4S dicluster domain-containing protein, with the protein MENITKKIRAVAKQALINKEVDKILGWKKGDLWSDSYPVFITKPEDTDTLIWDLFCINNLSKFLIKELSKHDKIGIFLKGCDSTAFNQLLKDNRINRDDVVLYGIPCQGMVDPEKVKKIMLNDRVREVKKSENGFTLSSKNKSKDVLEREIKYDKCITCISPNPVVYDHLLGDEIENNEDKEDRFKRVQEIESMSPDERYNFWKEEFQRCIRCNACRDICPACSCVKCIFDNEDAEVSGKAKTEGEDTFFHIVRAYHVAGRCVDCGECARVCPEGIPLDLLNRKIIKDISEVYGEFNAGMDSTTPAPLVTFKLEDTDTFSKKGGK; encoded by the coding sequence ATGGAAAATATAACTAAAAAAATCAGAGCTGTTGCAAAACAGGCTCTTATAAATAAAGAAGTAGACAAAATTTTAGGGTGGAAAAAAGGGGATCTATGGTCTGACTCGTATCCGGTATTTATCACTAAGCCAGAAGATACCGATACTTTGATCTGGGATTTATTCTGTATAAACAATCTCAGTAAATTTCTTATCAAGGAACTTTCAAAACATGACAAAATAGGAATTTTTCTTAAAGGCTGCGATTCAACTGCTTTTAACCAGCTTCTAAAAGATAACAGGATAAACAGGGACGATGTAGTCCTCTATGGAATCCCCTGCCAAGGGATGGTTGATCCTGAAAAAGTAAAAAAAATAATGTTAAACGATAGAGTCAGAGAGGTAAAAAAGTCTGAAAATGGCTTCACTTTAAGCAGTAAGAATAAGAGTAAGGATGTTTTAGAACGTGAGATAAAATATGATAAATGCATAACATGTATCTCTCCTAATCCAGTGGTTTATGACCATCTTTTAGGGGATGAAATCGAAAACAATGAAGATAAAGAGGACAGATTTAAGAGAGTTCAAGAGATCGAATCCATGTCCCCTGATGAACGTTACAATTTTTGGAAGGAAGAATTTCAAAGATGTATCAGATGTAATGCATGTCGTGATATCTGTCCTGCCTGCAGTTGTGTAAAGTGTATATTTGACAATGAAGATGCAGAAGTCTCTGGAAAAGCTAAGACAGAAGGGGAAGATACTTTTTTTCATATTGTAAGAGCTTACCATGTGGCAGGTCGTTGTGTAGATTGTGGTGAATGTGCAAGGGTCTGTCCTGAAGGGATTCCTCTTGATCTACTAAATCGAAAGATAATAAAAGATATAAGTGAGGTCTATGGTGAATTTAATGCTGGTATGGATTCTACAACTCCAGCACCACTGGTTACGTTTAAACTAGAAGATACAGATACATTTTCAAAAAAAGGAGGAAAATAA
- a CDS encoding 4Fe-4S dicluster domain-containing protein — MSRTKHIPDKYEKDILQIKKISNEMVNDCMQCGKCTAGCPAITEMDILPHQILRHLQLGQFDKVIHSKTIWSCASCFTCAARCPRGVDLAKLMEAIRLISLRQKGNDRLKVQNIGQLMTDQKMPQQAVVSALRKYSK; from the coding sequence ATGAGTAGAACAAAACATATTCCCGATAAATACGAAAAAGATATCTTACAAATAAAAAAAATAAGTAATGAGATGGTCAACGACTGCATGCAATGTGGAAAATGTACTGCAGGGTGCCCGGCAATTACAGAGATGGATATACTTCCTCATCAAATTTTAAGACACCTTCAATTAGGTCAGTTTGATAAAGTTATTCACAGTAAAACAATCTGGAGTTGTGCATCGTGTTTTACCTGTGCGGCTCGTTGCCCAAGAGGAGTTGATCTGGCTAAACTCATGGAAGCTATACGTCTTATTAGTTTGAGACAGAAAGGAAATGATAGATTGAAAGTTCAAAATATAGGGCAGTTAATGACAGATCAAAAAATGCCACAACAGGCTGTTGTAAGTGCACTTCGTAAATACAGTAAATAG
- a CDS encoding CoB--CoM heterodisulfide reductase iron-sulfur subunit B family protein, which translates to MKYSYYPGCTLKTKAQELEKFALDSASELGIELIEQKDWQCCGAVYPMGEDEIVTKLSSVRSLSVAQERGEKLVTLCSACHHVIKRVNKDMKDKIEVRDKVNNYLKLENNYNGDGEVIHFLEMIRDDYGFDKLSEKVKVSLNDRKIGAYYGCLLLRPEKDMKFDDSENPTIIENFIDALGGKAIKYPYRTECCGGYLVTENKSITEEMTNNIIKSAVTNEIQEIVTACPLCKYNLENSHEAKVNNISVVYFTELLAEALNVK; encoded by the coding sequence ATGAAATATAGCTATTATCCGGGATGTACCTTAAAAACAAAAGCACAAGAACTTGAAAAATTTGCTTTGGATTCAGCCAGCGAATTAGGGATTGAATTGATAGAACAAAAAGACTGGCAGTGCTGTGGTGCAGTATATCCAATGGGAGAAGATGAGATTGTTACAAAACTATCTTCCGTTAGGAGTCTTTCAGTAGCACAGGAACGGGGAGAAAAACTAGTGACTCTTTGCTCTGCCTGTCATCACGTTATTAAAAGAGTCAATAAAGATATGAAGGATAAAATTGAAGTCAGGGACAAGGTCAATAATTATCTCAAACTTGAAAATAATTACAATGGTGATGGAGAGGTCATTCATTTTTTAGAGATGATAAGGGATGATTATGGGTTTGATAAATTATCCGAAAAAGTAAAAGTGTCTCTCAATGACCGTAAAATAGGAGCTTATTATGGATGTCTCCTCCTCAGACCAGAGAAAGATATGAAGTTTGATGATTCGGAAAATCCTACTATCATTGAAAATTTTATAGATGCATTAGGAGGGAAGGCTATAAAATATCCTTACAGAACAGAATGTTGCGGTGGATATCTGGTAACCGAAAATAAATCTATAACAGAAGAAATGACAAATAATATTATAAAATCTGCTGTCACAAATGAAATTCAAGAGATCGTAACTGCATGTCCTCTATGTAAATATAATCTAGAGAATAGTCATGAAGCCAAGGTCAATAATATATCGGTTGTTTATTTTACAGAACTTTTAGCTGAAGCTTTAAATGTGAAATAA
- a CDS encoding 4Fe-4S dicluster domain-containing protein — protein MSEKKMIDVYIFGKKYTVPSTLTIMDSMEYAGYQLTKGCGCRSGFCGACSTIYRVKGDKELKIALACQTKVEDGMYFTQLPFFPGEKPLYDIDKFKPTMDTMAEFYPEIYKCIGCNSCTNGCPQDLNVMQYIAHAQRGEFEKCAHESFDCVSCGICASRCPAGITHYNVALLARRLTGKYIVPKTEHLNDRVAEIKAGEHDESLKEVMDKNIEELKELYNSRDISK, from the coding sequence ATGTCTGAAAAAAAAATGATCGATGTATATATATTTGGTAAAAAATACACAGTACCTTCTACTTTAACAATCATGGATTCTATGGAATATGCGGGATATCAATTAACTAAAGGCTGCGGATGCAGATCTGGATTCTGTGGTGCATGTTCTACTATCTACAGAGTCAAGGGAGATAAAGAATTAAAAATAGCCCTTGCATGCCAAACAAAGGTTGAAGATGGGATGTATTTTACACAGCTTCCATTTTTCCCAGGGGAAAAACCACTGTACGATATAGATAAATTTAAACCTACTATGGATACTATGGCAGAATTTTATCCTGAAATTTATAAGTGTATAGGGTGTAATTCATGCACAAATGGCTGCCCTCAAGATTTAAACGTTATGCAATATATTGCCCATGCCCAGAGGGGTGAATTTGAAAAATGTGCACATGAATCTTTTGACTGTGTATCATGCGGAATATGTGCATCCAGGTGCCCTGCAGGGATAACTCATTATAATGTAGCTCTTTTGGCACGGCGTCTTACAGGTAAATATATTGTTCCTAAAACAGAGCATTTAAACGATAGAGTAGCAGAGATAAAAGCCGGGGAACACGATGAATCACTGAAAGAAGTTATGGACAAAAATATCGAAGAATTAAAAGAATTATATAATTCTAGAGATATCAGTAAATAA
- a CDS encoding 4-hydroxyphenylacetate 3-hydroxylase family protein yields MALMTGEEYIQSLKKMKTKVYLMGELVENFTNHPMIRPSINSVAATYDLAHEEEHQNVMTAVSNITGERVNRFCHLHQNTEDLKNKVKMQRLLGQKTASCFQRCVGMDAFNSIFSTTFEIDEKYGTTYHERFKKYMKFVQDNDLTVDGAMTDPKGDRGLAPHQQADLDLYLRVVEQREDGIVVRGAKAHQTGAVNSHEHLIMPTIAMGENDKDYAVSFSIPSDAPGILMIYGRQSCDSRKLEGGHVDVGNPKFGGQEALVVFNDVFIPNERIYLNGEYEFAGLLVERFAGYHRQSYGGCKVGVGDALIGAAALAAEYNGVTRASHVKDKLIEMTHLNETLYACGLACSTEGVPTKAGNYQIDLLLANVCKQNVTRFPYEIARLAEDIAGGLMVTMPTDIDFKHPVIGQYCNKYFAGNSKVPVENRQKVLRFIENLTLGASAVGYRTESMHGAGSPQAQRIMISRQGNIEGKKQLVKDLTGIKK; encoded by the coding sequence ATGGCATTAATGACAGGCGAAGAGTATATTCAAAGTTTAAAGAAAATGAAAACAAAAGTTTATTTGATGGGAGAGTTGGTTGAGAATTTTACGAATCATCCTATGATCAGACCTTCTATCAATTCAGTTGCAGCTACTTATGATTTAGCACATGAAGAGGAGCATCAAAATGTTATGACTGCTGTCTCAAATATTACAGGAGAGAGAGTCAATCGTTTCTGTCATCTTCATCAAAACACTGAAGATCTTAAAAATAAAGTTAAGATGCAGAGATTGTTAGGACAAAAAACAGCTTCATGTTTCCAAAGATGTGTAGGGATGGATGCTTTCAACTCTATCTTCAGTACAACATTTGAAATAGATGAAAAATACGGAACAACTTATCATGAAAGATTTAAAAAATATATGAAATTTGTTCAAGACAACGACCTTACAGTAGATGGAGCTATGACAGATCCTAAGGGAGACAGGGGATTAGCGCCTCACCAACAAGCAGATCTAGACCTTTATCTTCGTGTAGTAGAACAAAGGGAAGACGGAATTGTAGTAAGAGGAGCTAAAGCTCATCAAACTGGTGCTGTAAATTCCCATGAACATCTAATCATGCCTACTATTGCCATGGGTGAGAATGACAAAGATTATGCAGTTTCTTTCTCTATACCATCAGATGCTCCAGGAATATTAATGATCTACGGTAGACAATCATGTGACAGTAGAAAATTAGAGGGTGGACATGTAGATGTAGGAAATCCTAAATTTGGTGGACAGGAAGCATTGGTAGTATTCAATGATGTCTTCATTCCAAATGAAAGAATATACCTAAATGGAGAATATGAATTTGCCGGACTTCTTGTAGAAAGATTTGCAGGTTACCATAGACAGAGTTATGGAGGATGTAAGGTAGGAGTAGGAGATGCCCTTATTGGAGCAGCAGCACTTGCAGCAGAATATAATGGTGTTACCAGAGCTTCCCATGTAAAGGATAAACTTATTGAGATGACACATCTTAATGAAACACTATATGCATGTGGTCTTGCGTGTTCTACTGAGGGAGTTCCTACCAAGGCAGGAAATTACCAAATAGATCTTCTTTTAGCTAATGTCTGTAAACAAAATGTAACTAGATTCCCATATGAGATAGCCAGATTAGCTGAAGATATCGCAGGTGGATTAATGGTAACTATGCCTACAGATATAGACTTTAAACATCCTGTAATTGGTCAATACTGCAATAAATACTTTGCCGGAAACAGTAAAGTTCCTGTAGAAAATCGTCAAAAAGTACTTAGATTCATTGAAAACCTTACTTTAGGAGCATCTGCTGTAGGATATAGAACTGAATCAATGCATGGGGCAGGATCTCCTCAGGCTCAAAGAATTATGATCTCTAGACAAGGAAATATTGAAGGTAAAAAACAATTGGTTAAAGATCTTACAGGAATAAAAAAATAA
- a CDS encoding FAD-dependent oxidoreductase — protein MYTAEMRELSKKVEETRSQRIGINFPRMSPEGKIDVLNENHPDYSDKGFMYLKHGVNKGNRVPNELGVLLEGKSKLENLEINLDKIDYDTDILIIGGGGAGAAAALEAHKRGAKVLIATKLRFGDANTMMAEGGIQAADKPNDSPAKHYLDVMGGGHYTNVPELASTLVKDAPSAIKWLDDLGVMFDKEKDGTMITNHGGGTSRKRMHSAADYSGAEIMRVMRDEVKNKEIEVLEFSPVIELLLDSDGKAAGAIICDLETKRNFVVRAKTVIMATGGAGRLHYQGFPTSNHYGATADGLVMGYRVGAELAFADTIQYHPTGVAYPSQIFGALVTEKVRSLGATPLNIHGEQFVYHLETRDVEASAIIKECNIKGNGIPTPSGGYGVWLDTPLIEMIHGEGTIEKKLPAMMRMYLKFGLDMRKKPILVYPTLHYQNGGLLIDKNGQTKIKNLYVAGECAGGIHGTNRLMGNSLLDIIVFGRRAGIHAGENFKDIKIKDLTFDHVKKYHKDLKNNGIESREFSPMILPTYNHGRES, from the coding sequence ATGTACACAGCAGAGATGAGGGAATTATCTAAAAAAGTAGAAGAGACGCGTTCCCAAAGAATTGGAATAAATTTTCCAAGGATGTCTCCAGAGGGTAAAATAGATGTTTTAAACGAAAATCATCCTGATTATAGCGATAAAGGGTTTATGTATTTGAAACATGGAGTCAATAAAGGAAATAGGGTTCCCAATGAATTAGGGGTTCTCTTAGAAGGTAAAAGTAAGCTTGAAAATCTTGAAATAAATCTAGATAAAATAGACTACGATACAGATATCCTGATCATAGGAGGAGGGGGAGCAGGTGCCGCTGCTGCACTAGAAGCCCACAAAAGAGGAGCCAAAGTATTGATTGCCACTAAACTACGTTTTGGTGATGCTAATACTATGATGGCTGAGGGAGGAATTCAAGCGGCAGATAAACCTAATGATTCTCCTGCAAAACACTATTTAGATGTCATGGGTGGAGGACATTATACCAATGTTCCTGAGCTTGCAAGCACTTTGGTAAAAGATGCTCCCTCTGCAATCAAATGGTTAGACGATCTAGGTGTAATGTTTGATAAGGAAAAAGATGGAACTATGATTACTAATCACGGTGGTGGTACTTCGAGAAAAAGAATGCATTCTGCAGCAGATTACAGTGGTGCCGAAATCATGCGTGTTATGAGAGATGAAGTTAAAAATAAAGAGATAGAGGTATTAGAATTCTCTCCAGTTATCGAACTACTCCTTGATAGCGATGGTAAAGCTGCAGGAGCAATTATCTGTGATCTTGAAACTAAGAGAAATTTTGTAGTTAGAGCAAAGACTGTAATAATGGCAACAGGTGGAGCTGGAAGACTTCATTATCAAGGATTCCCTACATCCAATCATTATGGTGCCACAGCTGACGGACTTGTGATGGGTTACAGGGTCGGAGCAGAGCTTGCATTTGCAGACACCATTCAATATCATCCTACCGGTGTAGCCTATCCCTCTCAAATTTTTGGGGCATTGGTTACAGAAAAAGTTCGTAGTTTAGGAGCTACGCCTCTAAATATCCACGGGGAACAGTTTGTATATCATCTGGAAACAAGAGATGTAGAAGCTTCCGCAATTATTAAAGAATGTAATATAAAAGGAAATGGTATTCCTACTCCTAGTGGCGGGTATGGTGTATGGCTGGATACTCCTCTCATTGAGATGATTCATGGGGAAGGTACAATTGAAAAAAAACTTCCTGCAATGATGAGAATGTATCTTAAATTTGGTTTAGATATGAGAAAAAAACCTATCTTAGTATACCCAACTCTTCACTATCAAAATGGCGGACTATTGATAGATAAAAATGGTCAGACAAAAATTAAAAACCTATATGTAGCCGGTGAATGTGCTGGAGGTATCCATGGAACTAACAGACTTATGGGAAACTCATTGCTGGATATAATTGTTTTTGGTCGAAGAGCCGGGATTCATGCTGGGGAAAATTTTAAAGATATAAAGATCAAAGATTTAACATTTGATCATGTAAAAAAATATCATAAAGACTTAAAAAATAATGGGATAGAGAGCAGAGAGTTTTCACCGATGATTCTTCCAACTTATAACCATGGAAGAGAAAGCTAA
- a CDS encoding FAD/NAD(P)-binding protein has protein sequence MSCSCHDQDPLIPQIAVIKEVRVDTHDVTTFKIVDSFGKKPFEFLPGQCAMISIPPIGEAIFSITSSPTQEEYIECSIKKCGTVTDYLHELEPGSEVGVRGPYGNNFPVEDLKNKDLVFIGGGIGLAPLRSVINYVMDNRGDFGKVDIVYGARTPGDLVHSKDIFDVWPNEKETAVHLTVDNVSENWNGHVGFVPNFVKTLNFGSNKIALVCGPPIMIKYTLQALEEMGFKKEQVYTTLELKMKCGIGKCGRCNIGDKYVCKDGPVFRCDEIMELPNEY, from the coding sequence ATGAGTTGTAGTTGTCATGATCAAGATCCATTGATACCTCAAATAGCTGTTATAAAGGAGGTCAGAGTAGATACACATGATGTTACTACTTTTAAAATAGTTGATAGTTTTGGGAAAAAGCCTTTTGAATTTCTTCCTGGACAATGTGCTATGATCTCTATCCCCCCAATAGGAGAGGCTATTTTTTCAATAACTTCCTCTCCTACACAGGAGGAATATATAGAGTGCAGTATCAAAAAATGCGGTACTGTCACAGATTATTTACACGAGCTTGAACCTGGTTCTGAAGTTGGTGTAAGGGGTCCCTATGGAAACAATTTTCCTGTAGAAGATCTAAAAAATAAAGATTTAGTCTTTATAGGAGGAGGGATAGGACTGGCTCCTCTGCGTTCTGTAATTAATTATGTGATGGACAATAGGGGAGATTTTGGAAAGGTAGATATTGTTTATGGTGCCCGTACACCTGGAGATTTAGTGCATTCAAAGGATATCTTTGATGTCTGGCCAAATGAAAAAGAAACTGCGGTACACCTTACAGTAGATAATGTATCTGAAAATTGGAATGGACATGTAGGTTTTGTTCCTAACTTCGTAAAAACTTTAAATTTTGGCAGTAATAAGATCGCTTTGGTCTGCGGACCGCCTATCATGATAAAGTATACCCTTCAGGCATTGGAGGAGATGGGATTTAAAAAGGAACAGGTTTATACTACTTTGGAATTAAAGATGAAGTGCGGAATTGGAAAATGCGGACGTTGTAATATAGGGGATAAATACGTATGTAAAGATGGTCCTGTATTTAGATGTGATGAAATTATGGAACTTCCAAATGAATATTAA
- a CDS encoding CoB--CoM heterodisulfide reductase iron-sulfur subunit A family protein codes for MRKIGVFVCWCGSNIAATVDVKQVVEEAKKMSGVAYAADYQYMCSEIGQNMMKEVIDKHNLDRVVIAACSPRMHENTFRRAAEEAGINPYLVEIANIREQCSWVHKDKEAGTEKAIALTRAAVAKATLNSELVPGEIDVVKKALIIGGGIAGIQSALDIADAGYKVDIVEKTPSIGGKMAQLDKTFPTLDCSACILTPKMVDAAKHPNITLHTYSEVEKISGYVGNFNVQIKKKARYIDMEKCTGCRICTDKCPSKKAKSEFEEGLKNRGAVYIPFAQAVPNVPVIDTDECIKLKTGKCGLCEKLCPSGAIKFDDKDEVITEEYGAIVVASGYDIIDLNKFGEYQYDHPDVITSLEFERITNAAGPTNGKFLRPSDGKKPKKVVFIQCVGSRDKTERGKSYCSKICCMYTAKHSMLIKEKYPDIEAYVFYIDVRTPGKNFDEFQRRAVEKYGVQYIKGMVGKIFPEGKKLMVHGVDTMSGETLVIDADMVVLAAATKAKNDAVDLKRKLNISTDINNFFTEAHPKLRPVETASAGIYLAGACQGPKDIPETVAQSSAAAAKVIGLLNKSKLVNNPCVSAVDESLCSGCLACTKMCPYDAISYKDIEVNDHGKKIKKVVADVNEALCHGCGGCTVTCRPGAIDLKGFTNKQILAEVDAICH; via the coding sequence TTGCGAAAAATTGGAGTTTTTGTATGCTGGTGCGGTTCAAATATAGCCGCTACTGTCGATGTAAAACAGGTTGTAGAAGAAGCAAAAAAAATGTCAGGAGTTGCATACGCTGCGGATTATCAGTATATGTGTTCTGAGATTGGGCAAAATATGATGAAGGAAGTTATAGATAAACACAACTTAGACCGGGTTGTAATCGCTGCATGTTCTCCTAGGATGCATGAAAATACATTTCGTAGAGCAGCAGAAGAAGCTGGAATAAACCCATACTTAGTAGAGATTGCTAATATAAGGGAGCAGTGCTCTTGGGTACATAAAGATAAAGAAGCTGGAACTGAAAAAGCTATAGCTCTTACAAGAGCAGCAGTGGCTAAAGCTACTTTGAATAGCGAGTTAGTTCCAGGAGAGATTGATGTAGTAAAAAAAGCACTGATAATTGGTGGTGGAATAGCTGGTATCCAATCTGCATTGGATATTGCAGATGCTGGATACAAGGTAGATATTGTAGAAAAAACGCCTAGTATCGGTGGGAAGATGGCTCAATTAGATAAAACGTTTCCTACTTTGGACTGTTCAGCATGTATCTTGACACCAAAAATGGTAGATGCTGCAAAACATCCAAACATAACACTTCACACCTATAGTGAAGTTGAAAAGATTAGTGGTTATGTAGGTAATTTTAATGTCCAAATAAAGAAAAAAGCCCGTTATATTGATATGGAAAAATGTACTGGATGTAGAATATGTACTGATAAATGTCCTTCTAAAAAAGCTAAAAGTGAATTTGAAGAGGGACTTAAAAATAGAGGTGCAGTCTATATTCCATTTGCACAAGCTGTTCCTAATGTACCGGTTATCGATACAGATGAATGTATTAAATTAAAAACAGGAAAGTGTGGTTTATGTGAAAAACTATGTCCTTCAGGAGCTATTAAATTTGATGATAAAGATGAAGTAATAACCGAAGAATATGGTGCCATAGTGGTAGCTAGTGGTTACGATATCATTGATTTAAATAAATTTGGAGAATATCAATATGATCATCCAGATGTAATTACATCTCTTGAATTTGAAAGAATTACAAATGCTGCCGGGCCGACAAATGGAAAGTTTTTACGTCCATCTGATGGAAAAAAACCAAAAAAAGTAGTATTTATACAATGTGTCGGTTCTAGAGATAAAACTGAAAGAGGTAAATCATATTGTTCAAAAATTTGTTGTATGTATACGGCTAAACATTCCATGTTGATAAAGGAAAAATATCCTGATATAGAAGCATATGTATTTTATATCGATGTACGTACTCCTGGAAAGAATTTTGATGAATTTCAAAGGAGAGCAGTAGAAAAATATGGAGTTCAATATATTAAAGGAATGGTTGGAAAAATTTTTCCTGAAGGAAAAAAACTTATGGTTCATGGAGTAGATACCATGAGTGGTGAAACCCTTGTGATCGATGCAGATATGGTTGTATTAGCGGCTGCCACAAAAGCTAAAAACGATGCTGTCGATCTAAAAAGAAAACTTAATATCAGTACCGATATTAATAACTTTTTTACAGAAGCTCATCCGAAACTTCGTCCTGTAGAAACAGCTTCAGCAGGAATATACCTAGCAGGTGCCTGTCAGGGACCTAAAGACATCCCTGAAACTGTAGCTCAATCAAGTGCTGCTGCTGCCAAAGTTATTGGTCTTTTAAATAAATCAAAACTTGTCAATAACCCTTGTGTCTCTGCAGTAGATGAATCTCTATGCAGTGGATGCCTTGCATGTACAAAAATGTGCCCATACGATGCTATCTCCTATAAAGATATAGAGGTTAATGATCATGGAAAAAAAATAAAAAAAGTAGTAGCTGATGTGAATGAAGCTCTCTGTCACGGGTGTGGAGGGTGTACCGTTACCTGCAGGCCTGGTGCAATAGACCTCAAAGGATTTACAAATAAACAGATCTTAGCGGAGGTAGATGCAATATGTCATTAA
- a CDS encoding hydrogenase iron-sulfur subunit, with product MSLNTNVANKDEEFKPLIVAFCCNWCSYAGADLAGTSRLNYPANIKIIRVPCSCRVNINFVLRAFQNGADGVVIAGCHPGDCHYSTGNYHTRRRFSLITNLTEYIGIEKERFKVDWISAAEGNKFATVMNDILEDVYKLGPNKKLRDARWKI from the coding sequence ATGTCATTAAATACTAATGTCGCCAATAAAGATGAGGAGTTCAAGCCATTAATAGTCGCATTTTGCTGTAATTGGTGCAGCTATGCAGGTGCAGACCTGGCTGGAACTAGCAGATTAAACTATCCTGCTAACATAAAAATTATACGTGTTCCATGTTCTTGCAGAGTAAATATCAATTTTGTACTAAGAGCATTCCAAAATGGAGCTGATGGTGTAGTAATAGCCGGGTGTCATCCAGGAGATTGCCACTATTCTACAGGTAACTACCATACAAGACGTCGATTTTCACTTATAACAAATTTAACAGAATATATAGGGATAGAAAAAGAACGTTTTAAAGTCGATTGGATCTCGGCAGCAGAAGGAAATAAATTTGCAACTGTGATGAATGATATATTGGAAGATGTTTATAAACTTGGGCCAAATAAAAAGTTGAGGGATGCCAGATGGAAAATATAA
- a CDS encoding 4Fe-4S dicluster domain-containing protein: MKKILKTKLPELWQKISSDFDLFLPIEKNKTLNFSLWKEDEKVNLDRVRTNASCKHLVFPQTETYLKFKNQNNKLSLKAVKAVGDEYVIFGVRPCDVKSFKLLDNIFLREPIDTYYKEHRDRGTIISLACSNPEDTCFCTSFGIDAASVPKGTDIAAWDIGDSYLWKPQSEKGQKLMENVNDFFTDTDEKDIQNLEKEKNNIHEKLEDLPFNNLDLSKIKGTQQEIFDKEEIWNEFSEKCLACGTCSYLCPTCHCYDLQDYKGNDHGEKFRCWDSCMSSDFTLMAHGNPRTTQMQRLRQRFMHKLVYYPKNHEGDYSCVGCGRCVDKCPVHIDIVKIIKKLGGENNEL; this comes from the coding sequence ATGAAAAAGATTTTAAAGACTAAATTGCCTGAATTGTGGCAAAAAATCAGTTCTGACTTCGATTTATTTCTTCCTATTGAAAAAAATAAAACACTTAATTTTTCCCTTTGGAAGGAGGATGAAAAAGTTAATCTAGACAGAGTAAGAACAAATGCTTCGTGTAAACATCTTGTTTTTCCTCAGACAGAAACTTATCTCAAATTTAAAAATCAAAATAACAAACTAAGCCTTAAAGCTGTAAAAGCTGTAGGAGATGAATATGTTATTTTTGGTGTAAGACCCTGTGATGTAAAGAGTTTTAAACTTTTAGATAATATATTTTTAAGAGAACCTATAGATACTTATTATAAAGAACATAGGGATAGAGGAACCATCATCTCTCTTGCCTGCTCTAATCCTGAAGATACTTGTTTTTGTACTTCTTTTGGAATAGATGCTGCATCAGTGCCTAAGGGGACAGACATAGCTGCATGGGATATAGGAGATTCTTATCTATGGAAACCTCAAAGTGAAAAAGGTCAAAAATTGATGGAAAATGTAAATGATTTTTTTACAGATACAGATGAAAAAGATATTCAAAATTTAGAAAAAGAAAAAAATAATATCCATGAAAAATTAGAAGATCTTCCATTCAATAATTTAGATCTTTCTAAGATAAAAGGAACCCAGCAGGAAATATTTGATAAGGAAGAGATATGGAATGAATTCAGTGAAAAGTGTCTTGCCTGTGGGACGTGCTCATACCTCTGTCCTACTTGTCACTGCTACGATCTCCAGGATTATAAGGGAAACGATCACGGTGAAAAATTTCGTTGCTGGGATTCTTGTATGTCCTCGGATTTTACACTTATGGCCCATGGAAATCCCAGAACCACCCAGATGCAGAGACTGAGACAGAGGTTTATGCATAAACTTGTCTATTATCCTAAGAATCATGAAGGAGATTATTCATGTGTAGGCTGTGGAAGATGTGTCGACAAATGCCCAGTACATATAGACATTGTAAAAATAATAAAAAAATTAGGCGGTGAAAATAATGAGTTGTAG